The proteins below are encoded in one region of Bremerella sp. P1:
- a CDS encoding DUF1559 family PulG-like putative transporter, with product MRSRKSSGNTVVVLIVILVVVGIMFVLCAGIAVAIFLPAVQQARAAARRAQSMNNMRQIGIALHNYHATYKSFPPALITEEDGQPRTSWRASLLPFLADNYADDYDYHVAWDDPNNQVAAQRYRDVYASPNVDREGYTPYVAVVGPKTIISPELGIQMSDVNDGLSNTLCIIEDVERPVPWNAPQDISPEELLKRYDRQDFPSPGVLVLMADGSVQLVTFGQTETLESMIDRDDGKFPLGGF from the coding sequence ATGCGCTCACGAAAGTCCTCTGGCAATACGGTCGTCGTTCTGATCGTAATTCTGGTCGTTGTTGGCATCATGTTCGTTCTCTGTGCTGGGATTGCCGTGGCGATCTTCTTGCCGGCCGTTCAGCAAGCACGCGCCGCCGCTAGACGTGCCCAGTCGATGAACAACATGCGGCAAATCGGCATCGCTCTGCACAATTACCACGCCACCTACAAGTCTTTCCCGCCGGCGCTCATAACCGAAGAGGATGGCCAGCCGCGGACGTCGTGGCGGGCTTCGCTATTGCCGTTCTTGGCCGATAACTACGCGGACGATTACGACTACCACGTGGCCTGGGATGACCCCAACAATCAGGTAGCCGCCCAAAGGTATCGCGACGTCTACGCGAGCCCCAACGTCGACCGAGAGGGCTACACCCCGTATGTCGCCGTGGTGGGACCGAAGACGATCATCTCGCCAGAACTTGGAATTCAGATGAGCGACGTGAACGATGGCCTCTCGAATACACTGTGCATCATCGAGGATGTCGAGCGTCCCGTGCCGTGGAATGCCCCACAGGATATTTCGCCGGAAGAGCTTTTGAAGCGATACGACCGGCAAGACTTTCCGTCGCCTGGCGTGTTGGTGCTGATGGCCGATGGATCGGTTCAACTGGTGACGTTCGGCCAGACGGAAACTCTTGAATCGATGATCGATCGTGATGACGGTAAGTTCCCGCTAGGGGGTTTCTGA
- a CDS encoding class I SAM-dependent methyltransferase, with product MSEQTDTISVFGSGSAAYEEAFLAFLHHTDQKVQAKSKIAEVIDRLGPVTGESKKGKYVDVGAATGDVTSWFMPHFEQTICVEPNTHFEPSIREHCPGAEIVQQTILETDPAQVDGANFILCSHVLYYIEPEKRLANLQAMSDWLRPGGILLVILQQSTTDCMKMLDHFLDMHFDLPAIADRFATDAAEAFDVSFEKIDSHVTTSTFPVAYQVAEFMLNLLPMSDPPRRSDLEAYLNENFQTPEGGYRFSCSQDFLIVRRK from the coding sequence GTGTCAGAGCAAACAGATACCATCAGCGTCTTTGGTTCCGGCAGCGCCGCATATGAAGAGGCGTTTCTGGCTTTCTTGCACCATACCGATCAGAAGGTCCAAGCCAAGAGCAAGATCGCCGAGGTGATCGATCGCCTTGGGCCGGTGACAGGCGAAAGCAAGAAAGGGAAGTACGTCGACGTGGGTGCCGCGACCGGGGACGTGACCAGCTGGTTCATGCCGCACTTCGAGCAGACGATCTGCGTGGAACCGAACACCCACTTCGAGCCGAGTATTCGCGAGCATTGCCCCGGGGCCGAGATCGTTCAGCAGACGATCCTGGAGACTGATCCGGCGCAGGTCGACGGAGCCAACTTCATCCTCTGTTCGCACGTGCTGTATTACATCGAGCCGGAAAAGCGGCTGGCCAACCTGCAAGCGATGAGCGATTGGCTGCGGCCTGGCGGAATTCTGCTGGTGATCTTGCAGCAGTCGACGACCGATTGCATGAAGATGCTCGACCACTTCTTGGATATGCATTTCGACCTGCCGGCGATTGCGGATCGGTTTGCCACCGATGCCGCGGAAGCGTTTGATGTGTCGTTTGAGAAGATCGACAGCCACGTGACGACCAGCACCTTTCCGGTCGCCTACCAGGTAGCCGAGTTTATGCTGAACCTCTTGCCGATGTCTGATCCGCCCAGGCGAAGTGATTTGGAAGCCTACCTGAACGAGAACTTTCAGACGCCGGAGGGAGGCTATCGGTTTAGCTGCTCGCAAGACTTTTTGATCGTGCGGCGGAAGTAG
- a CDS encoding Lpg1974 family pore-forming outer membrane protein, with the protein MRYCGYLLILCLGLATPVQGAEFFGEFLYWKATEPVDWVLNTNAMPVNQYIDYESTIYDFAPGFRVGMSLDGNWKTNLAWTHLRTETTDSASGLLTAAFLGGKESQPPSPKLYFDTGQLEASIDYDVVDLDWSHETPLDSGLSIRPVIGLRGGIIRQSFTTSFQADYVIGPTTSTRLVVEEAESNFWGLGPKVGIDGEYALWCSPQCEVNLTAGFFASYLLGAWDVPDETHITQTDNGVTTTKSQAVKVDSRDFGSLAFQTMVGMNFRRGPWSAAIGYELNDWLNQCQIFTDATGPQNNDLLLQGLTATVVLEF; encoded by the coding sequence ATGCGGTATTGCGGTTACTTACTGATTCTCTGCCTGGGCTTGGCGACCCCAGTACAAGGGGCCGAGTTCTTCGGCGAGTTCTTGTACTGGAAGGCGACCGAACCGGTCGATTGGGTCCTCAATACCAATGCGATGCCCGTCAATCAGTACATCGACTACGAGTCGACGATCTACGACTTTGCCCCAGGCTTCCGCGTGGGCATGTCGTTGGATGGCAATTGGAAAACCAACCTGGCGTGGACCCACCTGCGTACGGAAACCACAGACTCGGCCAGCGGACTGTTGACGGCCGCGTTTCTCGGCGGCAAAGAATCGCAGCCGCCGTCACCGAAGCTGTACTTCGATACCGGGCAGCTTGAAGCTTCCATCGATTACGACGTGGTCGATCTCGACTGGAGTCACGAAACGCCACTAGACAGTGGGCTGAGCATTCGTCCGGTGATCGGACTTCGCGGCGGCATCATTCGCCAATCGTTTACCACCTCGTTCCAGGCCGACTACGTCATCGGCCCGACCACGTCGACTCGGCTGGTGGTTGAAGAAGCCGAGAGCAATTTCTGGGGGCTCGGCCCGAAAGTGGGTATCGATGGCGAGTATGCCCTGTGGTGCTCGCCGCAGTGCGAGGTGAACCTGACCGCCGGCTTCTTTGCTTCGTATCTGCTGGGTGCCTGGGACGTTCCCGATGAGACCCACATCACGCAAACCGATAACGGCGTGACGACAACCAAGTCGCAAGCCGTGAAAGTCGATTCGCGCGACTTCGGCTCGCTGGCATTTCAAACGATGGTCGGCATGAACTTCCGCCGTGGACCGTGGTCGGCCGCGATCGGTTACGAACTGAACGACTGGCTCAATCAATGCCAGATCTTTACCGACGCCACCGGCCCGCAGAACAACGATCTACTGCTGCAAGGTCTTACGGCGACGGTGGTGCTGGAGTTCTAG
- a CDS encoding Lpg1974 family pore-forming outer membrane protein has translation MIRTFVCLFFLLASGASAAAEGITPFAEAIVWHASAETSSVWASEVPLTVDEFEATNIEFGWDAGYRAGLLIKPPEWLWDVKFTVTHFSTSQQAGIEDGLNLVIPEFFSGFLSGDSFDFTTASVDWTIKYTTFDLEIGHDVCVSPGCIIRPTFGLKAAVIDQDIDSHWANFLGLTAVEMVDHEFFGFGPSAGVGVRWNPGTERLCLVADCSGAWMYGVWNVEDDFQRTDGGAPSSSYEAFTTSMNDSKLGTLMIRSFFGVEWNFPWPTPVVGRLGYEMQWWANQQRLLTFQQLPMHGDLTFQGGVCGIAVTY, from the coding sequence GTGATTCGTACGTTTGTATGCCTGTTCTTCCTTTTGGCCAGCGGGGCTTCCGCTGCCGCCGAGGGAATTACGCCGTTCGCCGAGGCGATCGTGTGGCATGCGTCGGCCGAAACGTCGTCGGTCTGGGCCAGCGAAGTGCCGCTGACGGTAGATGAGTTTGAAGCGACCAACATCGAGTTCGGCTGGGATGCCGGCTATCGGGCAGGCCTACTGATCAAGCCGCCTGAGTGGTTGTGGGACGTGAAGTTCACCGTCACGCACTTTTCCACGTCGCAGCAGGCAGGGATCGAAGACGGCTTGAACCTGGTGATCCCGGAATTCTTCAGCGGCTTCCTAAGTGGCGATTCGTTCGACTTCACCACGGCCTCGGTCGACTGGACGATCAAGTACACGACCTTCGATTTGGAAATCGGACACGATGTGTGCGTCTCGCCAGGATGTATCATCCGCCCGACCTTTGGCTTGAAGGCCGCGGTGATTGATCAAGATATCGATTCGCACTGGGCCAACTTCCTGGGACTCACCGCGGTAGAAATGGTCGACCACGAGTTCTTCGGCTTCGGTCCCAGCGCCGGAGTGGGCGTTCGCTGGAACCCAGGCACCGAGCGGCTTTGCCTGGTGGCCGATTGTTCCGGAGCTTGGATGTATGGTGTGTGGAACGTCGAGGACGACTTCCAGCGCACCGACGGGGGCGCGCCTTCGTCGTCGTACGAAGCGTTCACGACCAGCATGAATGACTCGAAGCTGGGGACGCTCATGATTCGTTCCTTCTTTGGAGTCGAGTGGAATTTTCCTTGGCCAACGCCGGTGGTGGGTCGGCTGGGTTACGAGATGCAGTGGTGGGCCAATCAGCAACGGTTGCTCACGTTTCAGCAATTGCCAATGCACGGCGATTTGACCTTTCAAGGTGGTGTATGCGGTATTGCGGTTACTTACTGA
- a CDS encoding Lpg1974 family pore-forming outer membrane protein produces the protein MHNQFDISSACIDYLRRAVPLLAWLWVAAVASIGLAETNYASDVLLDDSQQVYVEQEWIEYANAPPTTLTPFAQLLTLKLTEGSAENWAQEITPLGMGSLAGTARLIDAPFEWNAAVRAGIQRDWPEPGTSMRLYYTYFGTSATNHAAGEVYSAFLGNFFVDNPDGTGFGPKYRSADVDWDVQFHTIDLEFERTFVISPALTMRPFVGVKSAIIRQDIDSRWYSPIDSAGHDYQFNSATETLKQDFWGIGPSVGFDALVPLSMTPTHSLQAYFTPSAALMYGNWNFSEVYQTDGPTSTTIPTPSTIAINEDPIHGAATMLRFALGMEWEQPGCRVSTRVRLGYEAQVWLNQMQFYSYNMGRLNNLMSLQGGVLEIGFTY, from the coding sequence ATGCACAATCAGTTCGACATTTCGTCTGCGTGCATCGACTATCTGCGGCGTGCTGTTCCGCTGCTGGCTTGGCTGTGGGTTGCTGCTGTCGCTTCGATCGGTCTGGCGGAAACCAACTACGCGTCGGACGTTTTGCTGGATGACAGCCAGCAGGTCTACGTCGAACAAGAGTGGATCGAATACGCAAACGCACCACCAACCACGCTGACGCCGTTTGCTCAACTGCTAACGCTGAAGCTGACCGAAGGAAGCGCCGAGAACTGGGCTCAGGAGATCACACCGCTGGGCATGGGTAGCCTGGCCGGAACGGCTCGGTTGATCGATGCTCCGTTCGAGTGGAATGCCGCGGTCAGGGCCGGCATCCAGCGCGACTGGCCCGAGCCTGGCACGAGCATGCGTTTGTACTACACCTACTTCGGCACCTCGGCCACCAACCACGCGGCCGGCGAAGTCTATTCCGCTTTCCTCGGAAACTTCTTTGTCGACAACCCGGACGGCACTGGCTTCGGTCCCAAGTACCGTAGCGCCGACGTCGACTGGGACGTTCAGTTCCACACGATCGATCTCGAGTTCGAGCGTACCTTTGTGATCAGTCCCGCGCTGACGATGCGTCCGTTTGTGGGTGTGAAGTCGGCGATCATTCGGCAAGACATCGACTCGCGTTGGTACAGTCCGATCGACTCAGCGGGGCACGACTACCAGTTCAACTCGGCGACCGAAACGCTGAAGCAAGACTTCTGGGGCATTGGCCCGTCAGTTGGGTTCGACGCGCTTGTGCCGCTTTCCATGACGCCCACGCATTCGCTTCAGGCGTACTTCACACCTTCGGCCGCTTTGATGTACGGCAACTGGAATTTCAGCGAGGTGTACCAGACCGACGGTCCGACCTCGACGACGATTCCGACACCTTCCACGATCGCGATCAACGAAGACCCCATCCACGGCGCGGCGACCATGTTGCGGTTCGCGCTCGGCATGGAATGGGAGCAGCCAGGGTGCCGCGTGAGCACTCGCGTTCGCTTGGGATACGAAGCCCAGGTGTGGCTAAATCAAATGCAGTTTTACTCCTACAACATGGGTCGTTTGAACAATCTCATGTCGCTGCAAGGCGGCGTGCTGGAGATTGGGTTTACTTATTAG
- a CDS encoding DUF6790 family protein: protein MVETILRLAISNYPVTFFLLGLICSAVSIACQAKRLTKQIVWEKLLAYYCLSAVGFFYIFNFIMHVFFGEMAARFIGWEDSPFQLEVGFASLGFGLVGLLAFRQDFGLRLAANLGPACFMWGAAAGHVYQMVVHHNFAPGNAGTMFWADIFLPIIGFVFLIGWQVTSRKRSSNEAVETPD from the coding sequence ATGGTCGAGACCATCCTGCGATTAGCGATTAGCAACTATCCCGTCACGTTCTTTCTGCTTGGTTTGATTTGTTCCGCCGTTTCGATTGCCTGTCAGGCGAAACGGCTTACCAAGCAGATCGTGTGGGAGAAGCTGCTCGCTTACTATTGCCTCAGCGCGGTGGGCTTCTTTTACATCTTCAACTTCATCATGCATGTCTTCTTCGGCGAGATGGCGGCCAGGTTTATTGGCTGGGAAGACAGCCCGTTTCAGTTGGAGGTCGGTTTCGCCAGCCTGGGCTTCGGCCTGGTGGGGTTGCTCGCGTTTCGGCAAGACTTCGGTCTGCGACTGGCAGCGAACCTGGGGCCGGCCTGTTTCATGTGGGGTGCGGCGGCTGGTCACGTTTATCAGATGGTCGTGCATCACAACTTCGCCCCGGGCAACGCCGGCACGATGTTCTGGGCCGACATCTTCCTTCCGATCATCGGCTTCGTCTTTCTGATCGGTTGGCAAGTGACGAGTCGGAAGCGATCATCGAACGAAGCTGTTGAGACGCCTGATTAA
- the ilvC gene encoding ketol-acid reductoisomerase has protein sequence MTAKIYYDNDADLSVLKGKTIAILGYGSQGHAQAQNLRDSGCTVIIGQRPGSANYDLAKSHGFEPMSAEEATKKADIINMLLPDEVQADVYKSCVQPNLKPGNVLMCSHGFNIHFNQVVPPEGVDVLLVAPKGPGHLVRSEYEKGGGVPGLIALGDTASDETRQIGLAYAKGIGATRGGVIETTFAEETETDLFGEQVVLCGGLSELIKAGFETLVEAGYQEEMAYFECMHEVKLIVDLFYEGGLSYMRYSVSNTAEFGDYQTGPRIITPETKAEMKRVLTEIQDGTFARDWILENKAGAARFKAIRRRERTHQVEEVGKRLRRLMSWIDAKEV, from the coding sequence ATGACCGCCAAAATCTATTACGACAACGATGCTGACCTGTCCGTTTTGAAGGGCAAGACGATTGCTATCCTGGGTTATGGTTCCCAGGGTCATGCCCAGGCTCAGAACCTGCGTGACAGTGGCTGCACCGTCATCATCGGCCAGCGCCCTGGTAGTGCAAACTACGACCTGGCCAAGTCGCACGGCTTCGAGCCCATGAGCGCCGAAGAAGCGACCAAGAAGGCCGACATCATCAACATGCTGCTGCCGGACGAAGTTCAAGCCGACGTCTACAAGAGCTGCGTCCAGCCGAACCTGAAGCCAGGCAACGTCCTGATGTGCTCGCACGGGTTCAACATTCACTTCAACCAGGTCGTTCCGCCAGAAGGTGTCGACGTGCTGCTGGTTGCCCCCAAGGGTCCAGGTCACCTGGTTCGTAGCGAATACGAAAAGGGTGGCGGCGTTCCTGGTCTGATCGCTTTGGGCGACACGGCTTCGGACGAAACGCGTCAAATCGGTTTGGCCTATGCCAAGGGTATCGGTGCTACCCGTGGTGGCGTGATCGAAACGACCTTCGCCGAAGAAACCGAAACCGACCTGTTCGGCGAACAAGTCGTTCTGTGTGGTGGCCTCAGCGAACTGATCAAGGCCGGCTTCGAAACGCTGGTCGAAGCAGGCTACCAGGAAGAAATGGCTTACTTCGAGTGCATGCACGAAGTGAAGCTGATCGTCGACCTGTTCTACGAAGGTGGTCTGAGCTACATGCGTTACAGCGTGAGCAACACGGCTGAATTCGGCGACTACCAAACCGGTCCACGTATCATCACGCCAGAAACCAAGGCCGAGATGAAGCGCGTTCTGACCGAGATCCAAGACGGTACGTTCGCTCGCGATTGGATCCTGGAAAACAAAGCCGGTGCTGCCCGCTTCAAGGCCATCCGCCGCCGCGAACGCACCCACCAGGTCGAAGAAGTCGGCAAGCGATTGCGTCGCCTGATGAGCTGGATCGACGCGAAGGAAGTTTAA
- the ilvN gene encoding acetolactate synthase small subunit, translating into MRHVLSAVVQNVPGVLAHISGMLASRGYNIDSLAVGETEDPHLSRMTFVVVGDDHVLEQVRKQLEKIVTVVRVLDVSSSDFVERDLMLIKVAAEPGGSRSEINELVDIFRGRIVDVGRSEIIIEISGTENKIVAFIDLMRPYGIRELVRTGRIAMVRSGMSLEEQVNDPHAVEA; encoded by the coding sequence ATGCGTCACGTGCTCTCGGCGGTGGTACAGAATGTGCCCGGGGTACTCGCCCACATTTCCGGGATGCTCGCCTCACGCGGATACAATATCGATTCGCTCGCAGTGGGGGAAACCGAGGATCCACATCTTTCGCGTATGACCTTCGTCGTAGTCGGAGATGATCATGTCCTAGAGCAGGTACGCAAGCAGCTGGAAAAGATCGTCACCGTCGTACGCGTGCTGGACGTCAGCTCGTCGGACTTCGTCGAACGCGATCTGATGCTGATCAAAGTTGCCGCCGAGCCAGGCGGATCTCGCAGCGAAATCAACGAGTTGGTCGACATCTTCCGCGGCCGCATCGTCGACGTCGGCCGGAGCGAGATCATCATCGAGATCTCTGGCACCGAAAACAAGATCGTCGCATTCATCGACCTGATGCGACCTTACGGAATCCGCGAGCTGGTGAGGACGGGACGAATCGCCATGGTTCGCAGCGGAATGTCGTTGGAAGAACAAGTCAACGATCCGCACGCGGTTGAAGCGTAA
- a CDS encoding FG-GAP repeat domain-containing protein, giving the protein MPPTTCWVSLLLIAFACATLRAEETSAIRFQKIVLSDRYFCDGIQSGDINQDGATDIVAGPYWYAGPSFDQKHEFYPAVPLPPEKSPSNSMFSFVHDFSGDGLPDILVLGRVHLHAAYWYENPGSTDGEWKKHYAFERVQGESPALVDLFQDGNVQVVCHWEGRLGWIEPQPGKPQQPWRFQPISDRGEWKEFYHGEGVGDVNGDGRLDLVINDGWFEQPPKRNTVWPFHTHKFAERGGAQIYCDDVDEDGDADVITALDGHGWGLAWFEQTKSGEEICFEKHLIMGDDTQRETFGVAFTQLHALDLADINGDLRKDIIVGTRRWAHGPKGDIEPMAAPVVYWFERTKNADGTVRFVPHQIDDHSGVGVQIQAADVNGDGRMDVLTSSKLGSFVFVQDVEGAQ; this is encoded by the coding sequence ATGCCGCCAACTACCTGTTGGGTCAGCCTGCTTTTGATTGCCTTCGCGTGCGCGACGCTTCGGGCAGAAGAAACGAGTGCGATCCGTTTCCAGAAGATCGTGCTGAGCGATCGCTACTTCTGCGATGGAATTCAATCAGGCGACATCAACCAAGATGGGGCGACTGATATCGTGGCGGGCCCCTATTGGTACGCGGGGCCCAGCTTCGATCAGAAGCACGAGTTTTACCCGGCCGTGCCACTGCCGCCGGAGAAGAGCCCATCGAACAGCATGTTCAGCTTCGTGCACGATTTCTCCGGCGATGGGTTACCCGATATCCTGGTGCTGGGGCGCGTGCACCTACATGCTGCCTACTGGTACGAGAATCCCGGCAGCACCGACGGCGAGTGGAAGAAGCACTACGCGTTTGAACGCGTACAGGGAGAGTCGCCGGCGCTGGTCGATCTGTTTCAGGACGGGAACGTGCAGGTCGTCTGTCATTGGGAAGGCCGTTTGGGCTGGATCGAACCGCAGCCGGGCAAGCCACAACAGCCGTGGCGGTTTCAGCCGATCAGCGATCGGGGTGAGTGGAAGGAGTTTTATCACGGCGAAGGGGTCGGCGATGTCAACGGAGATGGCCGGCTCGACTTGGTGATCAACGACGGCTGGTTCGAACAGCCACCAAAACGCAACACCGTTTGGCCGTTCCACACGCACAAGTTCGCCGAGCGCGGTGGGGCGCAGATCTACTGCGACGACGTTGACGAAGATGGCGACGCCGATGTCATCACGGCGCTCGACGGGCACGGCTGGGGGCTGGCCTGGTTCGAGCAGACCAAGAGCGGTGAAGAGATCTGTTTCGAGAAGCACCTGATCATGGGAGACGACACGCAGCGGGAAACGTTCGGCGTAGCGTTCACCCAGCTGCACGCGTTAGACCTGGCCGACATCAACGGCGACTTACGTAAAGACATCATCGTCGGCACACGTCGCTGGGCCCACGGCCCCAAAGGAGACATCGAACCCATGGCCGCCCCGGTCGTCTATTGGTTCGAGCGGACCAAAAACGCAGACGGAACCGTCCGCTTCGTCCCCCACCAGATCGACGACCACTCAGGCGTCGGCGTGCAGATCCAAGCCGCCGATGTGAATGGGGATGGCCGGATGGATGTGCTGACTTCGTCGAAGCTGGGGAGTTTTGTGTTTGTTCAGGACGTTGAGGGGGCTCAGTGA
- a CDS encoding right-handed parallel beta-helix repeat-containing protein, with protein MSQSNPIKVVAALLVAAWFSTTITSASAKAIHVPGDHKTIQAAIDAAEPDDVVLVKAGTYAERLKLKANVTVRSEGDATAGKQGLLRAEETILDGSDVPGHGSAVMMAEGSELDGLTVRNFGHYDEAEWAKHHKTQGNLQSHEHIGESPGPGIQIPNVTCVVQNNIVHHIGDTGIGLFGSSGSAASPHIYKNVCYRNMGGGIGAMRQSRGIIEANTCFENFYAGIGHNHASPVVIRNVCYENIRAGIGISEGSCPTVRENKCYKNRRAGIGVRTGSDTRPIIEANLCYENDMAGIGTEEDAASIIRNNECYRNKMAGIGIRHAQATIVGNTSYENGAAGIGLDGAKAVVMDNHCHHNQSAGIGMAECEDGKATLARNKLIENKQVAIGIHGGWQAEVIENELERTGGMPPLMMIFAGSTVDINGNTFKGGGVAGVRIAGEARIENNQMVATALRKVGPPSFGIWALPDATVQAYGNSFENFRHAVSASQANVSAVGNKVKTFHQAAFVIQDPKGSTAVMGNQVTTGDSNAKVLLAKGNETDRIVERGNEIVKKAE; from the coding sequence ATGTCTCAGTCCAACCCAATCAAGGTCGTTGCTGCGCTGCTGGTCGCGGCTTGGTTCTCTACCACAATCACCTCAGCCTCGGCCAAAGCGATTCATGTGCCGGGCGACCACAAGACGATCCAGGCAGCCATCGACGCGGCTGAGCCTGATGACGTTGTTTTGGTGAAGGCCGGAACGTACGCCGAACGACTCAAGCTGAAAGCGAACGTGACTGTTCGTAGCGAAGGAGACGCCACTGCAGGCAAGCAAGGACTGCTGCGGGCCGAAGAAACGATCCTCGATGGCTCCGACGTGCCGGGGCATGGCAGTGCCGTAATGATGGCCGAAGGGTCGGAGCTCGACGGGCTCACGGTTCGTAACTTTGGTCACTACGACGAAGCCGAGTGGGCGAAGCATCACAAGACGCAGGGAAACCTTCAATCGCACGAGCACATCGGCGAAAGCCCTGGTCCAGGTATTCAAATCCCGAACGTGACCTGCGTGGTGCAAAACAACATCGTGCATCACATCGGTGACACCGGCATCGGCCTGTTCGGCAGCTCGGGCAGCGCCGCTTCGCCGCACATTTATAAGAACGTCTGCTACCGCAACATGGGTGGCGGCATCGGTGCGATGCGTCAGTCGCGCGGGATCATCGAAGCGAACACCTGCTTCGAGAACTTCTACGCCGGCATCGGGCACAACCACGCCAGTCCTGTTGTGATCCGCAACGTCTGTTACGAGAACATCCGTGCCGGGATCGGCATCAGTGAAGGCTCGTGCCCCACGGTGCGTGAGAACAAGTGCTACAAGAACCGCCGGGCCGGGATCGGCGTGCGAACGGGGTCAGATACCCGTCCGATCATCGAAGCGAATCTCTGCTATGAGAACGACATGGCCGGCATCGGCACCGAAGAGGACGCCGCGTCGATCATCCGCAACAACGAGTGTTACCGAAACAAGATGGCGGGCATCGGCATTCGGCACGCACAGGCCACCATCGTGGGCAACACCAGCTACGAAAACGGCGCCGCTGGCATCGGGCTAGACGGAGCCAAGGCGGTCGTGATGGACAACCACTGCCATCACAACCAATCCGCCGGCATCGGCATGGCGGAGTGCGAAGACGGAAAGGCCACGCTTGCCCGTAATAAGCTGATCGAAAACAAGCAAGTCGCCATCGGCATTCACGGTGGGTGGCAAGCGGAAGTGATCGAGAACGAACTCGAACGGACCGGAGGAATGCCGCCGCTGATGATGATCTTCGCTGGCTCGACCGTCGACATAAACGGCAACACCTTCAAGGGAGGCGGCGTCGCTGGCGTTCGCATCGCAGGCGAGGCCCGGATCGAGAACAATCAAATGGTTGCTACGGCGCTTCGCAAAGTCGGACCACCCAGCTTCGGCATCTGGGCTTTGCCGGACGCCACCGTCCAGGCGTATGGCAACAGCTTCGAGAACTTCCGTCACGCCGTTTCCGCCAGCCAGGCGAATGTTTCGGCCGTCGGCAATAAGGTGAAGACGTTCCACCAAGCGGCGTTCGTCATCCAAGATCCCAAGGGATCGACCGCCGTCATGGGCAACCAGGTGACCACCGGCGACTCCAACGCCAAGGTCTTACTGGCCAAGGGGAACGAGACCGATCGGATCGTTGAGCGTGGGAATGAGATTGTGAAGAAAGCGGAGTAA